The following proteins come from a genomic window of Polyangiaceae bacterium:
- a CDS encoding SDR family oxidoreductase yields the protein MALKRALVTGGAVRVGLAITRALLAEGMQVAVHYHRSEAAARELEREGCVALRADLANRAAARQLVADAASALGGLDLVVLSAANFERVPFDELDDDAWDRALHLNLDGSYAVAQAAAEPLRQSRGSMVFITCSSTVTPYRNYLPYVVSKGAVRQLMRALALELAPEVRVNAVAPGTVLPPDGMAPEVLARITKRIPLGNGGSAEDVARAVAYLANASFVTGQEIVVDGGRSLG from the coding sequence ATCGCTCTGAAGCGCGCGCTGGTCACCGGTGGCGCGGTACGCGTCGGGCTCGCCATCACCCGCGCGCTGCTCGCCGAAGGTATGCAGGTGGCGGTGCACTACCACCGGAGCGAGGCCGCCGCGCGGGAGCTCGAGCGCGAAGGGTGTGTCGCGCTGCGCGCGGATCTCGCGAACAGGGCGGCGGCGCGACAGCTGGTGGCGGATGCCGCGAGCGCGCTGGGCGGCCTCGATCTGGTCGTGCTCTCCGCCGCGAACTTCGAGCGCGTGCCCTTCGACGAGCTCGACGACGACGCCTGGGATCGCGCCTTGCACTTGAACCTGGACGGCAGCTACGCCGTGGCCCAAGCCGCGGCCGAGCCCTTGCGCCAGAGCCGCGGCTCGATGGTGTTCATCACCTGTTCGAGCACCGTCACCCCGTATCGCAACTACCTCCCCTACGTGGTGAGCAAGGGCGCGGTGCGCCAGCTGATGCGCGCACTCGCGCTGGAGCTGGCGCCGGAGGTGCGGGTCAACGCCGTGGCTCCGGGCACCGTGCTACCGCCGGACGGCATGGCTCCCGAAGTGCTCGCCCGCATCACGAAGCGCATCCCGCTGGGCAACGGCGGCAGCGCCGAGGACGTGGCCCGCGCCGTCGCGTATCTCGCGAACGCGAGCTTCGTCACGGGTCAGGAAATCGTCGTGGACGGCGGTCGCAGCCTCGGCTGA
- a CDS encoding AgmX/PglI C-terminal domain-containing protein, with amino-acid sequence MTRLLAVFAAAFTVTACGGSEPPAKAPTHETTDDDGDGSSSPIAVSAEVGALDEEKVTRVFQDSVSGLQACLNAGAKRVEFIGGSVAFSLEVDQSGHLASGYVAESTLGDRATEKCMLGVLQGKSWPAPVGGQKGLAKKSFDFDPPNDVRAPEQWSEDRVREALDDKASDISACKSSAQGSYQVTLYVGTSGQALSVGVAPPSARGESAADCLVELLKGVTYPSPGSWPAKVSLSL; translated from the coding sequence ATGACCCGACTTCTGGCCGTCTTCGCGGCCGCCTTCACCGTAACCGCATGCGGCGGCAGCGAGCCGCCGGCCAAGGCACCGACCCACGAAACCACGGACGACGACGGCGACGGGAGCTCGAGCCCCATCGCCGTGAGTGCCGAGGTCGGCGCCCTCGACGAAGAGAAGGTCACCCGCGTGTTCCAGGACTCCGTGTCCGGACTGCAGGCGTGCCTCAATGCTGGCGCCAAGCGCGTGGAGTTCATCGGGGGCTCGGTCGCCTTCTCTCTGGAGGTGGATCAGAGCGGACACCTCGCGAGCGGCTACGTGGCGGAGAGCACGCTCGGTGATCGTGCCACGGAGAAGTGCATGCTGGGCGTGCTCCAGGGTAAGAGCTGGCCCGCGCCGGTGGGTGGCCAAAAGGGTCTGGCCAAGAAGTCCTTCGACTTCGATCCACCGAACGACGTGCGCGCGCCGGAACAATGGTCCGAAGACCGAGTACGCGAAGCCCTGGACGACAAGGCTTCCGACATCTCCGCGTGCAAGAGCTCGGCGCAGGGCTCGTATCAGGTGACACTGTACGTGGGCACCTCGGGGCAGGCGCTTTCAGTGGGCGTGGCGCCGCCCAGCGCCCGAGGCGAAAGCGCGGCGGACTGCCTGGTGGAGCTCTTGAAAGGCGTCACTTACCCGTCGCCCGGCAGCTGGCCGGCCAAGGTGTCGCTATCGCTCTGA
- a CDS encoding ABC transporter permease, whose amino-acid sequence MSRTTTTRALALLGLVLAWQLAASLGPWPPHVLPGPLRVVASLFDGIRDGSIVSGVGVSLRRLALGYGLSSIAGIALGIAMGQSATIDRMLGTLIAGLQPLPSICWMPLALLWFGLNESAILFVVVLATLGTVSLAVRDAVLAIPRLWVRAARNMGLSGYRLWRRVLLPAALPGTITGLRIGWSYAWRALMAGELLFVAGGLGQVMHVGRELGDMPRVMAAMVSIVILGLAFDNLLLGSVEKRMRQRWGLVR is encoded by the coding sequence ATGAGCCGGACCACCACGACGCGGGCGCTGGCGCTGCTCGGCTTGGTGCTCGCTTGGCAGCTCGCCGCGAGCCTCGGTCCGTGGCCGCCCCACGTGCTGCCCGGGCCCTTGCGGGTGGTGGCCTCGTTGTTCGACGGCATCCGGGACGGCAGCATCGTGAGCGGCGTGGGGGTGAGCCTGAGGCGCTTGGCCTTGGGCTATGGGCTGTCGAGCATCGCAGGCATCGCGCTCGGCATCGCCATGGGTCAGAGCGCCACGATCGACCGCATGCTCGGCACGCTGATCGCGGGGCTGCAGCCGCTGCCGAGCATCTGCTGGATGCCGCTCGCTCTCTTGTGGTTCGGGCTCAACGAGAGCGCCATCCTGTTCGTGGTCGTGCTCGCCACCTTGGGCACCGTCTCCCTCGCCGTGCGCGACGCCGTGCTCGCCATCCCGCGGCTGTGGGTTCGCGCCGCGCGCAACATGGGCCTCTCCGGCTATCGACTGTGGCGTCGCGTGCTGCTCCCCGCCGCGCTGCCCGGTACCATCACCGGGCTTCGCATCGGTTGGAGCTACGCTTGGCGCGCCCTGATGGCGGGGGAGCTCTTGTTCGTCGCCGGCGGCCTCGGCCAGGTCATGCACGTGGGGCGCGAGCTGGGGGACATGCCGCGGGTGATGGCGGCGATGGTGAGCATCGTGATCCTCGGCCTCGCCTTCGACAATCTGCTGCTCGGCAGCGTGGAAAAGCGCATGCGCCAGCGGTGGGGGCTGGTCCGCTGA
- a CDS encoding ABC transporter substrate-binding protein — translation MRLLAGVLGGMLAACSPPREDPSRLSVATMARLTHAPALTGLDSGRFADALAGVHLEPHAFEVGNAVVEAMFAREVDIAYLGPNPAINGFVRSGGNDVVILAGAAEGGSAFVVRGIASTEELRGKRIATPQIASTQDIALRSYLRAHDLAKDVTILPLATPILLTAFSRGEIDGAWVSEPLASQLLALDGARLLLDEASLWPEGRYPTTVVAVRRDYLKAAPEVVDRFVRAHAHEVRFIERHRAAGLDASVTAMRAIAGRQLDPAIAKAAWARIHFSTELPPGALPRLARDARGAGFLPQSALGGLVEPGPLERAP, via the coding sequence ATGCGTCTTTTAGCAGGCGTCTTGGGGGGAATGCTCGCGGCCTGCTCTCCCCCGCGGGAGGACCCGTCACGACTTTCGGTGGCGACCATGGCGCGGCTCACCCACGCCCCCGCCCTCACCGGGCTCGACAGCGGTCGCTTCGCGGACGCGCTCGCCGGCGTGCACCTCGAGCCCCACGCCTTCGAGGTCGGCAATGCGGTGGTGGAAGCGATGTTCGCGCGGGAGGTGGACATCGCCTACCTGGGTCCGAACCCCGCCATCAACGGCTTCGTGCGCTCCGGCGGCAACGACGTCGTGATCCTCGCGGGCGCCGCCGAGGGCGGCTCCGCCTTCGTGGTGCGGGGCATTGCGTCGACGGAAGAGCTCCGCGGCAAGCGCATCGCCACGCCGCAGATCGCCAGCACCCAGGACATCGCGCTCAGGAGCTACCTGCGCGCGCACGATCTGGCGAAGGACGTGACGATCCTGCCGCTGGCCACGCCCATCCTGCTCACCGCGTTCAGTCGTGGAGAGATCGACGGCGCCTGGGTCAGCGAGCCTCTCGCCAGCCAACTGCTCGCCCTCGACGGCGCCCGGCTGTTGCTCGACGAAGCGAGCCTGTGGCCCGAGGGGCGCTACCCCACCACCGTCGTGGCCGTGCGCCGCGATTATCTGAAGGCAGCTCCCGAGGTCGTCGATCGCTTCGTTCGAGCGCACGCCCATGAGGTGCGCTTCATCGAACGGCACCGGGCGGCAGGGCTGGACGCGAGCGTGACGGCGATGCGCGCCATCGCTGGACGGCAGCTCGATCCCGCCATCGCGAAAGCCGCCTGGGCGCGCATCCATTTCTCGACCGAGCTGCCCCCGGGCGCGCTGCCACGGTTGGCTCGCGACGCCCGTGGCGCGGGCTTTCTGCCGCAGTCCGCCCTCGGCGGCCTGGTGGAGCCGGGTCCCCTCGAGCGCGCGCCATGA
- a CDS encoding haloacid dehalogenase-like hydrolase, translated as MSTISTTRLLELLNEERRGAAVMAFDGDGTLWSGDVAEDVFDVAVERGLIREDAHAELLASARAHGVDARGTPSELAGRIFRAYQEGRFPEREVCEVMTWCFAGWSVAELERFAREALTELRLAERFNPSLDGVLAWAHEAEVRVVIVSASPQSIVEQAAHLRGIAAENVSAGMPELDGATILPKMASPIPYGADKLRAAERFFRDGAQWLASFGDSLFDLELLKAARLGVAVRPKPELREKIERLRSGYVLSE; from the coding sequence GTGAGCACGATTTCCACGACTCGGCTGTTGGAGCTCTTGAACGAGGAGCGCCGCGGCGCGGCGGTGATGGCCTTCGACGGAGACGGCACGCTGTGGAGCGGGGACGTCGCCGAGGACGTCTTCGATGTCGCGGTCGAGCGCGGCCTGATCCGCGAGGACGCCCACGCCGAGCTCTTGGCGTCGGCGCGAGCGCACGGCGTGGACGCGAGGGGAACGCCGTCGGAGCTCGCCGGGCGTATCTTCCGCGCGTACCAAGAGGGTCGCTTCCCCGAACGCGAAGTGTGCGAGGTGATGACCTGGTGCTTCGCTGGCTGGAGTGTCGCCGAGCTCGAGCGCTTCGCGCGCGAAGCCCTGACGGAGCTCCGCCTGGCGGAGCGCTTCAACCCGAGCCTCGATGGCGTGCTCGCCTGGGCCCACGAGGCCGAGGTGCGCGTGGTGATCGTGTCCGCGTCGCCCCAGTCGATCGTGGAGCAAGCCGCTCACTTGCGCGGCATCGCCGCGGAGAACGTGTCCGCGGGCATGCCCGAGCTCGACGGCGCGACCATCCTGCCCAAGATGGCGTCCCCCATTCCCTACGGGGCGGACAAGCTGCGGGCGGCGGAGCGCTTCTTTCGAGACGGGGCCCAGTGGCTGGCGAGCTTCGGGGACAGCCTGTTCGACCTGGAGCTGCTGAAGGCGGCGCGGCTGGGCGTGGCGGTGCGGCCGAAGCCCGAGCTCAGAGAGAAGATCGAGCGGCTCCGGTCAGGATACGTGCTCAGCGAATAG
- a CDS encoding phosphocholine cytidylyltransferase family protein has protein sequence MRAVIIGAGRGSRLGPETREIPKTMVEVMGRPMLEWVLDALAAGGFQKRDVVFICGYAEHVVRERYPEFTFVRNEDWENNNILQSLLCAREFLTQGFVSTYADIVYEPAIVDKLVRSPHDIALGCDTAWRRRYVSRSQHPETDAEKLRADGSRVVEISRRIASETAAGEFIGVAKLTAAGAAELVAAFDAIAADPPPGVWREGRSFQKAYLIDLLQHMLEGGSVMQREDTAGGYMEIDTLEDLALAERWWKERP, from the coding sequence ATGCGAGCCGTGATCATCGGTGCGGGCCGGGGCAGCCGCCTGGGACCCGAAACCCGCGAGATACCCAAGACCATGGTGGAGGTCATGGGTCGACCCATGCTCGAGTGGGTGCTCGACGCCCTCGCCGCCGGCGGCTTTCAGAAGCGGGACGTGGTGTTCATCTGCGGCTACGCAGAGCACGTCGTGCGGGAGCGCTACCCCGAGTTCACCTTCGTGCGAAACGAGGACTGGGAGAACAACAACATTCTCCAATCCTTGCTCTGCGCTCGGGAGTTTTTGACACAGGGGTTCGTCTCGACCTACGCGGACATCGTGTACGAGCCCGCCATCGTGGACAAGCTCGTGCGAAGCCCCCACGACATTGCCCTGGGCTGCGACACGGCTTGGCGGCGGCGCTACGTCTCGCGCTCCCAGCACCCGGAAACGGACGCCGAAAAGCTGCGGGCGGACGGCTCCCGCGTGGTCGAGATCAGCCGCCGCATCGCCAGCGAGACCGCCGCCGGAGAGTTCATCGGCGTCGCGAAGCTGACCGCCGCGGGAGCCGCAGAGCTGGTCGCCGCTTTCGACGCCATCGCCGCCGACCCGCCCCCGGGCGTGTGGCGCGAGGGGCGGAGCTTCCAGAAGGCGTATCTCATCGACCTGCTGCAACACATGCTGGAGGGCGGCAGCGTGATGCAACGAGAAGACACGGCGGGGGGCTACATGGAGATCGACACGCTGGAAGACTTGGCGCTCGCCGAGCGCTGGTGGAAGGAGCGACCGTGA
- a CDS encoding M20/M25/M40 family metallo-hydrolase — MLGRVIAFTPKLQNSPDAGLVPEERLPAEVVLETLRPYIDSGFIEAQSLAAPGHEARPSLVLTIRGEEPGAIGFVGAHFDVVPADKDAEGWERDPFTLWVGDDGTLYARGVTDCLGHVALLTDFLAQLGEKNLRPKRTLKVVLIANEEEAPLPEIGLDYVVAQGQLDDLKDGTIYWLDSADFGPTVGTGGVAMWALHVTGVTGHSGMTQNCVNALELSMATSRALVEWFEREFPPHPDEERWGFLSPSTLKATVIEVNNNKITKIPGAARVEGDIRLTPFYDMEKAISGAVKFVAELDARIDKDDPPPGFPRTRASDGRRGTVKLTRKGRFMEGIACTLDSPGLEALTQAISAARGEAAKPFSMTGSLPLVRDLQRKGFDVQITGFGRSSYYHAPNEQANLEHFRQGFRILAELLG, encoded by the coding sequence CTGCTTGGCCGCGTGATCGCCTTCACCCCCAAGCTTCAGAACTCACCCGATGCCGGATTGGTGCCGGAGGAACGCTTGCCCGCGGAAGTGGTCCTCGAGACGCTGCGTCCATACATCGACTCCGGCTTCATCGAAGCTCAGAGCCTTGCGGCGCCCGGCCATGAAGCGCGCCCCAGCTTGGTGCTCACCATCCGGGGTGAGGAGCCGGGCGCCATCGGCTTCGTGGGAGCCCACTTCGACGTGGTGCCCGCGGACAAGGACGCCGAGGGTTGGGAGCGAGATCCCTTCACCTTGTGGGTGGGGGACGACGGAACCCTGTACGCCCGCGGCGTCACGGATTGCCTCGGTCACGTCGCGCTGCTCACGGATTTCCTGGCGCAGCTCGGAGAGAAGAACCTACGGCCGAAGCGCACCCTCAAGGTGGTGCTGATCGCCAACGAGGAAGAAGCGCCCCTTCCGGAGATCGGTCTCGACTACGTGGTCGCTCAGGGTCAGCTGGACGATCTCAAGGACGGCACCATCTACTGGCTGGACAGCGCCGACTTCGGACCCACCGTCGGCACCGGCGGCGTGGCGATGTGGGCTCTGCACGTCACCGGCGTCACGGGCCACTCGGGCATGACTCAGAACTGCGTCAACGCCCTGGAGCTGTCGATGGCCACCTCGCGGGCGCTGGTGGAGTGGTTCGAGAGAGAGTTCCCCCCGCACCCCGACGAAGAGCGCTGGGGGTTCTTGTCGCCGTCCACGCTGAAGGCCACCGTGATCGAGGTGAACAACAACAAGATCACCAAGATCCCGGGCGCCGCGCGGGTGGAAGGCGACATCCGCCTCACTCCCTTCTACGACATGGAGAAAGCCATCTCCGGCGCCGTGAAGTTCGTGGCAGAGCTCGACGCCCGCATCGACAAAGACGACCCGCCGCCCGGCTTCCCGCGCACCCGCGCATCGGACGGCCGCCGCGGCACCGTCAAGCTCACGCGCAAGGGCCGGTTCATGGAGGGCATCGCCTGCACCTTGGACTCCCCGGGTCTCGAGGCGCTCACCCAGGCCATCAGCGCCGCTCGCGGCGAGGCCGCCAAGCCTTTCAGCATGACGGGCTCCCTGCCGTTGGTGCGCGACCTACAGCGCAAGGGCTTCGACGTGCAGATCACCGGCTTCGGCCGCAGCAGCTACTATCACGCACCCAACGAGCAAGCGAACCTGGAGCATTTCCGCCAGGGCTTCCGCATCCTCGCCGAGCTCCTCGGCTGA
- the acs gene encoding acetate--CoA ligase, protein MADDTSIGTFSAENRRFEPSDAFRKQARISSREQYDTLYRESLESPETFWKRETAELVFDKPWTTLTEGALPHVKWFLGAELNVTKSCLDRHLSTPVKDKRAIVWESEPGETETLTYAELHDKVVRFSAALRNLGVKKGDRVAIYMGMVPEVVVGMLACARIGAAHSVVFGGFAAESLRDRINDCGAKVVLTQDGAWRRGHVVPLKATVDKALESAPSVEKVVVFRRLGDEHAKIEMRKGRDVDWYEAEKAADPAQGQAEIVDAEHPLFILYTSGSTGKPKGVLHTTAGYLAGTHVTSKYVFDLREDDVYWCTADVGWITGHSYIVYGPLSNGATCVMYEGAPNFPDWGRFWQLIDKHQVTILYTAPTAIRAFIRAGTDWVDKSDLSSLRLLGTVGEPINPEAWIWYHENVGKERCPIVDTWWQTETGAIMLTTLPGAAFAKPGSTGLPFFGVEPAVVTGDGKSVGDNEGGLLVVRRSWPSMLRTIYGDDDRFVKQYFSEIRGNYFTGDGARRDEDGYFHVVGRIDDVLNVAGHRIGTAEIESALVAHKSVAEAAAVGRPDDIKGQALVVFVTLKPGFAASPELANELRAHVGQEIGKFAAPDTVRFAESLPKTRSGKIMRRLLKDIAAGREAQGDISTLEDLNVLAKLQADE, encoded by the coding sequence ATGGCAGACGACACGTCGATTGGAACGTTTTCCGCAGAGAATCGCCGCTTCGAGCCGAGCGACGCGTTCCGCAAACAGGCGCGTATCTCGAGCCGCGAGCAGTATGACACGCTGTACCGCGAGAGCCTCGAGTCACCGGAGACGTTCTGGAAGCGCGAGACGGCGGAGCTCGTCTTCGACAAGCCTTGGACCACGCTGACGGAGGGCGCGCTGCCCCACGTGAAGTGGTTCCTCGGCGCCGAGCTCAACGTGACGAAGAGCTGCCTGGATCGGCATCTGTCCACGCCGGTGAAGGACAAGCGCGCGATCGTGTGGGAGAGCGAGCCCGGCGAGACAGAGACGCTCACCTACGCCGAGCTGCACGACAAGGTCGTGCGCTTCTCCGCGGCGCTCCGCAACCTGGGCGTGAAGAAGGGCGATCGCGTCGCCATCTACATGGGCATGGTGCCCGAGGTCGTGGTCGGCATGCTGGCCTGCGCCCGCATCGGCGCGGCGCACAGCGTGGTGTTCGGTGGCTTTGCGGCGGAGTCGCTGCGTGACCGCATCAACGACTGCGGCGCGAAGGTGGTGCTCACGCAAGACGGCGCCTGGCGCCGGGGTCACGTGGTGCCGCTCAAGGCCACCGTGGACAAGGCCCTCGAGTCGGCGCCCAGCGTGGAGAAGGTCGTGGTGTTCCGCCGCCTGGGCGACGAGCACGCCAAGATCGAGATGCGGAAGGGCCGCGACGTAGACTGGTACGAGGCGGAAAAAGCCGCGGATCCGGCCCAGGGGCAGGCGGAAATCGTCGACGCCGAGCACCCCCTGTTCATCCTCTACACCTCCGGCTCCACGGGCAAGCCCAAGGGCGTGCTGCACACCACGGCGGGGTATCTGGCGGGCACTCACGTGACCAGCAAGTACGTGTTCGATCTGCGGGAGGACGACGTCTACTGGTGCACCGCGGACGTCGGCTGGATCACCGGCCACAGCTACATCGTGTACGGACCCCTCTCCAACGGCGCCACCTGCGTGATGTACGAAGGCGCGCCGAACTTCCCGGACTGGGGGCGCTTCTGGCAGCTGATCGACAAGCACCAGGTCACCATCCTGTACACCGCCCCCACCGCCATCCGCGCGTTCATCCGCGCCGGCACGGACTGGGTGGACAAGAGCGACCTCTCCAGCTTGCGGCTGCTCGGCACCGTGGGCGAGCCCATCAACCCGGAAGCCTGGATCTGGTACCACGAAAACGTCGGCAAGGAGCGCTGTCCGATCGTGGACACCTGGTGGCAAACGGAAACGGGCGCCATCATGCTGACGACGCTGCCCGGCGCGGCCTTCGCGAAGCCGGGGTCCACGGGGCTGCCGTTCTTCGGCGTGGAGCCGGCCGTGGTGACGGGAGACGGCAAGAGCGTGGGCGACAACGAGGGCGGCCTGCTCGTGGTGCGCCGTTCGTGGCCCAGCATGTTGCGCACCATCTATGGCGACGACGATCGCTTCGTGAAGCAGTACTTCAGCGAGATCCGCGGGAACTACTTCACCGGAGACGGCGCCCGGCGCGACGAAGACGGCTATTTCCACGTGGTGGGTCGCATCGACGACGTGTTGAACGTCGCGGGTCATCGCATCGGCACCGCGGAGATCGAGAGCGCTTTGGTCGCACACAAGTCCGTGGCAGAAGCCGCAGCCGTCGGTCGCCCGGACGACATCAAGGGCCAAGCGCTGGTGGTGTTCGTCACCCTCAAGCCCGGTTTCGCCGCGAGCCCCGAGTTGGCGAACGAGCTCCGCGCCCACGTGGGTCAGGAGATCGGCAAGTTCGCTGCGCCGGATACCGTGCGCTTCGCCGAGAGCCTGCCCAAGACTCGCAGCGGCAAGATCATGCGCCGGCTGCTGAAGGACATCGCTGCCGGCCGCGAGGCGCAGGGCGACATCTCCACGCTGGAAGATCTCAACGTCCTCGCCAAGCTCCAGGCCGACGAGTAG
- a CDS encoding protein kinase, with amino-acid sequence MGGADAEDDALVGSTIADKYRVDAVIGRGGMGAVYRATHTAIGKRVALKFLDHNAARDSDSVTRFQREAEAASAVESAHIVQIFDSGTGPGGRPYLVMELLNGEDLRARLRREGRVPLAEVVHIAGQVLRALGRAHAAGIVHRDLKPDNVFLCQRDDDPMFVKIVDFGISKVASRTATANTLTQRGTVLGTAFYMSPEQAQAFRDIDGRTDLYSLGTILYEALSGRPPHVGTVYEAVLIDICTKDAEDIRVHAPDVPQAVAEVVKKALARDRADRFQTAAEMYEALALAAPGLLRTGGPADGRGPLASFPERPSGGPSLPALTPASTATASGTAVHTTPPRRIQTLRTAVLVIVVALGAFAATVWLMPGKKSPAPDASGEPILGARGAPATASPSASAPQPEVAPATSRPDAAAAPSASAPAPPTVKTHPIKPTPKATAKPAGVASGLTLDTSGP; translated from the coding sequence ATGGGCGGCGCGGACGCTGAAGACGATGCACTGGTCGGCAGCACCATCGCCGACAAGTATCGCGTCGACGCCGTCATCGGGCGCGGCGGCATGGGGGCGGTGTACCGCGCCACCCACACCGCCATCGGCAAGCGCGTCGCGCTGAAGTTCCTCGATCACAACGCCGCTCGGGACAGTGACTCGGTCACGCGCTTCCAGCGCGAGGCCGAGGCCGCCAGCGCGGTAGAGAGCGCCCACATCGTCCAGATCTTCGACTCCGGCACGGGTCCGGGAGGGCGCCCCTACTTGGTGATGGAGCTCCTGAACGGCGAGGACCTGCGCGCTCGCCTCCGCCGCGAGGGCCGCGTGCCGCTGGCGGAAGTGGTGCACATCGCCGGCCAGGTGTTGCGCGCCCTGGGCCGAGCCCACGCGGCGGGCATCGTTCACCGCGACCTCAAGCCGGACAACGTCTTCCTGTGCCAGCGCGACGACGATCCCATGTTCGTGAAGATCGTCGACTTCGGCATCTCCAAGGTCGCCTCGCGCACGGCGACGGCCAACACCCTGACCCAGCGCGGCACCGTGCTCGGAACGGCGTTCTACATGTCGCCGGAGCAGGCGCAGGCGTTCCGCGACATCGACGGCAGGACCGACCTCTACAGCTTGGGCACGATCCTGTACGAAGCCCTCAGCGGACGACCGCCCCACGTGGGCACGGTGTACGAGGCCGTGCTGATCGACATCTGCACGAAGGACGCGGAAGACATCCGCGTGCATGCGCCGGACGTGCCGCAAGCCGTCGCCGAGGTAGTCAAGAAGGCCCTCGCCCGCGATCGCGCGGATCGCTTTCAGACCGCCGCCGAGATGTACGAAGCGCTGGCCCTAGCCGCACCCGGGCTGCTGCGCACCGGAGGCCCTGCGGACGGCCGCGGCCCCCTGGCGAGCTTCCCGGAGCGGCCAAGCGGCGGCCCCAGTCTTCCCGCGCTCACCCCCGCGAGCACCGCCACCGCCAGCGGCACTGCCGTGCACACCACGCCCCCGCGGCGCATCCAAACGCTGCGCACGGCGGTGCTCGTGATCGTGGTCGCCCTCGGCGCCTTCGCCGCCACCGTGTGGCTGATGCCGGGCAAGAAGAGCCCAGCGCCGGACGCCAGCGGGGAGCCGATCCTCGGCGCCCGTGGCGCGCCGGCCACGGCTTCGCCCAGCGCCTCGGCCCCGCAGCCAGAAGTCGCGCCGGCCACGTCTCGGCCCGACGCCGCCGCGGCGCCCTCGGCGTCCGCTCCCGCGCCTCCCACGGTCAAGACGCACCCCATCAAGCCCACGCCCAAAGCCACGGCCAAACCCGCCGGCGTGGCGAGCGGCCTCACGCTGGACACTTCCGGGCCGTAG
- the rpsT gene encoding 30S ribosomal protein S20, with the protein MANHPSAEKRNRQRTKRTDKNRAVRSSVRTAVRKAREAVEAGDKKAAEEAVAVAEKKLARAAQKGVLHKNAAARTSSRMRHALGK; encoded by the coding sequence ATGGCGAATCATCCCTCGGCAGAGAAGCGCAACCGTCAACGCACCAAGCGCACGGACAAGAACCGTGCGGTGCGCAGCAGCGTCCGTACCGCCGTGCGCAAGGCCCGCGAGGCCGTGGAAGCCGGCGACAAGAAGGCCGCCGAAGAGGCCGTGGCGGTTGCCGAAAAGAAGCTCGCTCGCGCCGCCCAGAAGGGCGTGCTGCACAAGAACGCCGCGGCGCGCACGTCGTCACGGATGCGTCACGCCCTCGGCAAGTAA
- a CDS encoding sigma-70 family RNA polymerase sigma factor encodes MPQKSDRELVDAARQGDAEAFGVLVRRHQKRIFRLAVHMLRDAAEAEDVTQDTFVRAYGALDRFDGRSEPFTWMYRIAVNLSLNAIRSRKTSRKATTPDDPRIEAVTVDRSATTGNPAGHAQDRELAGLLVEGIDALSDTLRTTLILVSIDGLSHAEAAEVLGCPEGTVAWRVHEARKKLRAHLAERGYSRESTGKG; translated from the coding sequence ATGCCCCAGAAGAGTGACCGTGAGCTGGTGGATGCGGCCCGGCAGGGCGATGCGGAAGCTTTTGGCGTTTTGGTCCGCCGTCACCAGAAGCGCATCTTCCGCCTCGCCGTCCACATGCTCCGGGACGCAGCGGAAGCGGAAGACGTCACTCAAGACACCTTCGTCCGCGCCTACGGCGCGCTGGATCGCTTCGACGGCCGGAGCGAGCCGTTCACTTGGATGTATCGGATCGCCGTGAACCTTTCCTTGAATGCCATCCGCTCGCGCAAGACGAGCCGCAAGGCCACCACCCCCGATGACCCGCGCATCGAAGCCGTGACGGTGGACCGCAGCGCGACCACGGGCAATCCCGCCGGCCATGCGCAGGACCGAGAGCTCGCAGGCCTATTGGTCGAAGGCATCGACGCGTTGAGCGACACGCTCCGCACCACCCTGATCTTGGTGAGCATCGACGGCCTCTCCCACGCGGAAGCCGCCGAGGTGCTCGGCTGCCCCGAAGGAACCGTCGCCTGGCGCGTGCACGAGGCTCGGAAGAAGCTTCGCGCGCACCTGGCGGAGCGGGGCTACTCAAGGGAAAGTACAGGCAAGGGATGA